A region from the Thalassophryne amazonica chromosome 2, fThaAma1.1, whole genome shotgun sequence genome encodes:
- the arl14ep gene encoding ARL14 effector protein translates to MPVICAATGCNNKFIKGSEIRFYRFPLSKPQLAGKWVHSLGMKNFIPTTNTCLCSEHFRPDCFRDYNGKQFLREDAVPTIFTQGQDSSKIELRKRGVMPKETNVVNQMATQADRDRAREAASKRGGSRGGRGGRGGKHLTDRQMLATKSRVYDTKGRLLCNGKDMCDCLDVDCMGCFYPCPECGSRKCGVECRCDRKWLYEQVEVEGGEIIRNKFAL, encoded by the exons ATGCCGGTTATTTGTGCCGCAACCGGTTGCAACAACAAGTTTATTAAAGGTTCTGAGATTCGCTTTTATAG ATTTCCTCTCAGCAAGCCTCAACTTGCCGGCAAATGGGTGCACAGCCTGGGGATGAAAAATTTCATTCCAACCACAAACACCTGCCTCTGCTCAGAGCATTTCAGGCCCGACTGCTTCAGGGACTACAATGGCAAACAGTTTCTGAGAGAGGACGCGGTGCCCACCATATTCACTCAGGGACAAGATTCATCGAAG ATTGAACTCCGGAAAAGAGGTGTGATGCCCAAAGAGACGAACGTGGTGAATCAAATGGCAACGCaagcagacagagacagagcgagagaagCCGCCAGTAAAAGAGGAGGATCACGA GGTGGGCGAGGAGGCCGTGGAGGAAAACACTTAACTGACAG GCAGATGCTGGCAACAAAGAGCCGAGTGTACGACACCAAAGGCCGACTCCTCTGCAATGGCAAGGATATGTGCGACTGTCTGGATGTGGATTGTATGGGCTGCTTCTACCCCTGCCCGGAGTGCGGCTCACGCAAGTGCGGGGTTGAGTGTCGCTGCGACAGAAAGTGGCTTTATGAGCAAGTGGAGGTGGAGGGTGGGGAGATCATCCGCAACAAGTTTGCTCTTTAG
- the LOC117522240 gene encoding gonadotropin subunit beta-1-like translates to MCCGWHRMQLVVMAAVLALAGVGRSCHFGCHPINISIEVESCGMYELIYTTICAGQCANEDPVYIGHDDWPRQTICNGDWSYEVTHIKGCLVAVSYPVARNCRCTGCDTGNTYCGHFYGDMHNCLSLY, encoded by the exons ATGTGCTGCGGCTGGCATAGGATGCAGCTGGTTGTCATGGCAGCGGTCCTGGCACTGGCGGGGGTGGGGAGAAGCTGCCACTTTGGCTGCCATCCCATCAACATCAGCATTGAGGTGGAGAGCTGCGGCATGTACGAGCTCATCTACACCACAATCTGTGCAGGCCAGTGTGCCAACGAG GATCCGGTCTACATTGGACATGACGACTGGCCCAGACAGACTATCTGCAATGGAGACTGGTCCTATGAGGTGACGCACATCAAAGGCTGTCTGGTGGCCGTCAGCTACCCGGTGGCCCGAAACTGCAGGTGCACCGGATGTGACACAGGAAACACGTACTGTGGCCACTTCTACGGCGACATGCACAACTGTCTGTCCCTTTATTGA